A genomic region of Leptolyngbya sp. NIES-2104 contains the following coding sequences:
- a CDS encoding Hsp70 family protein translates to MTAVAIDFGTSNTVISLLEPDTQTPVTLRVPNLSRLFNEVAVVPSLVFVQGKGEFVVGEPVRSQRLGLMQPQRFFRTFKRDLAADFQPPARTLDGQVYDAEAIAVHFLNQIWDAIKAAQIEPSLLIFTVPVGAFERYLDWFQDVALKFGFPDVKFVDESTAAALGYAVQRPGSTVLVADFGGGTLDLSLVRTSGMATGQEVLQAEVLAKADAYVGGEDLDRWMVENYLQQMNTTREAIGEIGWQNLLSIAEQLKIRLSTTDEAKESWFDEENFVYHDLVLTRSQFEDLLEERQLLEQVRQAIDETLQLGLRKGVQKSDIEQILLVGGSCQIRAIQQLFISYFGRQRVQIHKPFEAVAHGALALTQIAGLKDYLRHGYAIRLWEPYSRSYSYYPLFEPGTKYPCKREEPLMLQAASEGQTEIRLDIGEVAQVTESEVVYDAQGRMSSTPLRQQETYRSLDRDRNQICVARLDPPGQLGIDRISVELQVTEHRILTATIRDLLTQTVLVEQSAIAKLN, encoded by the coding sequence ATGACCGCTGTCGCGATCGATTTTGGCACCAGTAACACAGTTATTAGCCTTTTGGAGCCGGATACACAAACTCCGGTTACTTTGAGAGTTCCGAATCTCTCGCGATTGTTTAACGAAGTCGCAGTTGTTCCAAGCTTAGTCTTTGTACAGGGGAAAGGCGAATTTGTAGTGGGGGAGCCTGTACGATCGCAGCGTCTCGGATTGATGCAGCCACAGCGATTTTTTCGGACATTCAAGCGAGATTTAGCCGCAGATTTTCAGCCACCAGCCCGAACACTGGACGGACAAGTTTATGATGCGGAAGCGATCGCAGTTCATTTTCTGAATCAAATTTGGGACGCGATCAAAGCCGCGCAGATTGAGCCTTCATTGTTAATTTTCACCGTTCCAGTGGGTGCATTTGAACGATATTTAGATTGGTTCCAGGATGTTGCTCTAAAGTTTGGCTTTCCCGATGTCAAGTTCGTAGATGAATCAACTGCGGCAGCATTAGGATATGCGGTTCAGCGTCCAGGCTCTACAGTTCTAGTGGCTGATTTTGGAGGTGGAACTTTAGATTTAAGCTTAGTTCGCACTTCAGGAATGGCAACAGGGCAAGAAGTTTTACAGGCTGAAGTGTTGGCGAAAGCTGATGCTTATGTGGGTGGGGAAGATCTCGATCGCTGGATGGTCGAGAACTATCTTCAGCAAATGAACACCACGCGAGAAGCCATTGGTGAAATTGGTTGGCAGAATTTATTGTCGATCGCTGAACAGTTAAAAATTCGGCTTTCAACGACCGACGAAGCGAAAGAAAGCTGGTTCGATGAAGAGAATTTTGTCTATCACGATTTGGTGTTAACGCGATCGCAATTCGAGGATTTGCTAGAAGAGCGGCAACTCTTAGAGCAAGTTCGACAAGCGATCGATGAAACCTTGCAGTTAGGCTTACGAAAAGGTGTTCAGAAATCAGACATTGAACAGATTTTATTAGTCGGTGGAAGTTGTCAAATTCGAGCAATTCAGCAGTTGTTTATTTCGTACTTTGGACGGCAGAGAGTTCAAATTCATAAACCGTTTGAAGCTGTTGCACATGGCGCTCTAGCACTCACACAGATTGCTGGATTAAAAGATTATTTAAGGCATGGATATGCAATTCGATTGTGGGAGCCATATTCTCGATCGTATAGCTACTATCCACTATTTGAACCAGGCACAAAATACCCTTGCAAACGTGAAGAACCGCTGATGTTACAAGCGGCTTCAGAAGGACAAACTGAGATTCGATTAGACATCGGAGAAGTGGCGCAAGTAACCGAATCAGAAGTGGTTTACGATGCTCAAGGACGAATGAGTAGTACGCCATTACGACAGCAAGAAACTTATCGATCGTTGGATCGCGATCGCAATCAAATCTGTGTGGCGCGACTCGATCCACCTGGACAACTGGGAATCGATCGAATTTCCGTCGAGTTACAAGTGACAGAACACCGAATTTTAACGGCAACGATTCGTGATTTGTTGACGCAGACGGTATTGGTAGAACAAAGCGCGATCGCGAAACTCAATTAA
- a CDS encoding STM4015 family protein produces the protein MMSNPSDFDAILGGQSPAPHQGAILGGIEGIQQKLKSDDLSVRLEAVDQAWNYGTAGLGCLHQALSDRSKLVRRRSRWLMRQSQGAILADQPVWNMTERFDCPRNNSHVEQFAGRQIWAFNREEALPNPQQFAYAFRCDYDDEDDSVADQLDVLLQMPGAELTEALVVGVWVGGEGVCTGDVSSAVLVESLVALRDRFPNLKALFIGDIEYLECEISWIAQSDMSPILQAFPQLEVFQVRGGEGLKFDPTLGTSRHEHLKTLIVETGGLNRSTVHQLYEWEFPALEHLELWFGSENYGGDCWDRDLPPLLEELKFPNLTYLGLRNSGFADEIAAMIVRSPLLAGLQVLDLSLGTLTNEGAQHLLDCAAIRDLETLNVSESYLSGAMIDRLQALGIQVLAQEQRQEEDEEEPSYRRYCVVSE, from the coding sequence ATGATGTCTAATCCTTCAGATTTTGATGCAATTTTAGGTGGACAATCTCCCGCACCTCATCAAGGAGCAATTCTCGGCGGAATTGAGGGGATTCAGCAAAAGCTTAAAAGCGATGATCTCTCAGTTCGATTGGAAGCGGTTGATCAAGCTTGGAATTATGGAACGGCAGGGCTTGGATGTTTGCATCAGGCATTGAGTGATCGATCTAAACTGGTACGTCGTCGATCGCGCTGGTTAATGCGACAATCCCAAGGTGCAATTCTCGCGGATCAGCCTGTGTGGAACATGACCGAACGCTTTGATTGCCCAAGAAACAATAGTCATGTTGAGCAATTTGCAGGGCGGCAAATTTGGGCGTTTAATCGAGAGGAAGCATTGCCGAATCCGCAACAGTTCGCGTATGCGTTTCGGTGCGACTATGACGACGAAGATGATAGTGTTGCCGATCAGCTTGATGTGTTGCTGCAAATGCCTGGAGCCGAACTTACCGAAGCATTGGTAGTCGGGGTTTGGGTTGGGGGTGAAGGGGTTTGTACCGGAGATGTTTCTTCTGCGGTGTTAGTTGAGAGTTTGGTCGCATTACGCGATCGCTTTCCCAATCTCAAAGCATTGTTCATTGGAGACATTGAGTATTTAGAGTGTGAAATCTCCTGGATTGCTCAGAGTGATATGAGTCCGATTTTGCAAGCGTTTCCACAGTTGGAAGTGTTTCAAGTTCGGGGCGGCGAAGGCTTGAAGTTTGATCCAACTTTGGGAACTTCGAGACATGAGCATCTGAAAACATTGATTGTGGAAACGGGTGGATTAAATCGATCGACGGTTCATCAACTCTATGAATGGGAGTTTCCCGCGTTAGAGCATTTAGAACTGTGGTTTGGTAGTGAGAACTATGGGGGCGATTGTTGGGATCGGGATTTACCGCCGTTGTTGGAGGAATTGAAGTTTCCGAATCTGACTTATTTGGGATTGCGGAACAGTGGATTTGCCGATGAGATTGCAGCGATGATTGTTCGATCGCCATTGTTAGCAGGTTTGCAAGTGTTGGATCTATCGCTCGGAACCTTGACCAATGAGGGAGCGCAGCATTTACTCGATTGTGCTGCAATTCGAGATTTGGAAACGCTGAATGTGTCTGAGAGTTATTTGTCTGGAGCGATGATCGATCGACTTCAAGCTTTGGGCATTCAAGTATTGGCACAAGAGCAACGGCAGGAAGAAGACGAGGAAGAACCGTCTTATCGTCGTTACTGTGTGGTTTCTGAATAG
- a CDS encoding STM4014 family protein gives MLRFALIANPETRRVGLFQQALARFNLPPAEVIPYEELLAGRCFLQESNSVDRIFRFDAPERSFNVDRAFIAAGADQPGNHWKVNAIEAYNLPADKGRILHSRQWYLGWKTRLQEWSTVRGQFLNHPDDIVRMFDKTVCQRILASHNVPIPRSLSSINNYEELCEEMERQQCDRVFVKLAHGSSASGVVAYERRSGAERAITSVERVIEQGELRFYNSRKIRQYRDSHEIADIINFLARERVQVERWMPKARIEGREFDARVVVIGGKARQVVLRLGNSPMTNLHLGNDRRDRSALPRSLSSETWAEMMHTCERAAACFSKSFYCGIDLLIAPNWKDHYILEMNAFGDLLQGITWNGQDTYTTQIEMLMEQYRCST, from the coding sequence ATGCTAAGGTTTGCCCTCATTGCTAACCCTGAAACCCGTCGAGTCGGGCTATTTCAACAAGCTTTAGCCCGATTCAATCTACCGCCTGCTGAAGTAATTCCTTACGAGGAACTCTTAGCAGGTCGGTGCTTTTTGCAGGAATCGAATTCGGTCGATCGCATTTTCCGTTTCGATGCTCCAGAGCGAAGCTTTAATGTCGATCGAGCTTTCATTGCAGCGGGAGCCGACCAACCGGGAAATCATTGGAAAGTGAACGCGATCGAGGCTTACAATCTCCCTGCTGATAAAGGTCGCATTCTGCATTCGCGCCAATGGTATCTCGGCTGGAAAACTCGCTTGCAAGAATGGTCAACGGTGCGAGGTCAGTTTCTCAATCATCCTGACGACATTGTGAGAATGTTTGATAAAACGGTGTGTCAGCGGATTTTAGCGAGTCACAATGTTCCGATTCCTCGATCGCTTTCCTCAATTAATAACTATGAGGAGCTGTGTGAAGAGATGGAGCGGCAACAGTGCGATCGCGTTTTCGTCAAATTAGCACACGGCTCATCAGCTTCGGGTGTCGTGGCTTATGAACGTCGATCAGGAGCAGAACGAGCAATTACTAGCGTTGAAAGAGTGATTGAACAGGGAGAGCTTAGATTCTATAACTCACGTAAAATTCGACAGTACCGAGATTCGCACGAAATTGCAGATATCATTAACTTTCTCGCACGAGAACGGGTACAGGTTGAAAGATGGATGCCGAAAGCGCGGATTGAGGGGCGGGAATTTGATGCGCGGGTGGTTGTGATTGGGGGGAAAGCACGGCAGGTGGTGTTGCGGTTGGGAAATAGTCCGATGACGAACTTGCATTTGGGGAACGATCGACGAGATCGTTCGGCACTTCCTCGATCGTTGTCTTCTGAAACGTGGGCGGAAATGATGCACACTTGTGAAAGGGCTGCGGCTTGTTTTTCCAAAAGCTTTTATTGTGGAATTGATTTACTGATTGCGCCAAATTGGAAAGATCACTACATTCTGGAAATGAATGCGTTTGGAGACTTGTTGCAGGGGATTACTTGGAACGGGCAAGATACTTACACAACACAGATTGAAATGTTGATGGAGCAATATCGATGCTCAACATAA
- a CDS encoding STM4013/SEN3800 family hydrolase, whose translation MLNINHIVGTHDILFITFDTLRYDVARDLLAQGRTPNLASVLPPQGWEERHSPGSFTYAAHQAFFAGFLPTPIDPGIHPRPFSLRFEGSTSTCPETCVLEHDNIVSGLAAKGYHTVCIGGVGFFNKLNPLGNVLPSMFAESYWSPEIGVTCPNSTENQIAIAQSILQRPEKIFLFINISALHQPNCFYLPGATSDSLASHAAALEYVDQQLGKLWNALRQRGSTFCILCSDHGTTYGDDGYTGHRLSHPAVWTVPYAEFIL comes from the coding sequence ATGCTCAACATAAATCACATTGTTGGAACACACGACATTCTATTTATCACTTTCGATACGCTTAGATATGATGTTGCCAGAGATTTACTCGCTCAAGGTCGGACTCCGAATCTAGCCTCAGTTTTGCCGCCTCAAGGCTGGGAAGAGCGTCATTCGCCCGGAAGCTTTACTTATGCCGCTCACCAAGCCTTCTTTGCCGGATTTCTGCCCACTCCGATCGATCCTGGCATTCATCCCCGTCCGTTCTCGCTCCGGTTTGAAGGCAGCACCAGTACATGCCCTGAAACTTGTGTTTTAGAACATGACAACATTGTGAGTGGACTCGCTGCAAAAGGCTACCACACGGTTTGCATTGGTGGAGTTGGATTTTTTAATAAGCTGAATCCATTGGGGAACGTGCTTCCATCAATGTTCGCTGAAAGCTATTGGAGTCCGGAGATTGGGGTCACTTGTCCGAATTCGACCGAAAATCAGATTGCGATCGCACAATCAATCCTCCAACGTCCAGAAAAAATCTTTCTGTTCATCAACATTTCTGCACTTCATCAACCGAATTGTTTTTACTTACCAGGAGCAACCAGCGATAGTTTAGCGTCTCATGCGGCGGCTTTAGAATACGTCGATCAACAGTTAGGCAAACTTTGGAACGCGCTACGTCAAAGAGGTTCCACGTTCTGCATTCTTTGTTCAGATCACGGAACCACATACGGCGATGACGGGTACACTGGACATCGATTAAGCCATCCCGCAGTTTGGACAGTCCCTTACGCAGAGTTTATCTTATGA